Below is a genomic region from Vibrio mimicus.
CATTCCAGCCTTTAAACTCAGCGGCGCGCTCAACGGCTTTTTCACCGGCAACGCGGCCAAAGACTACGAATTCCGCTAGCGAGTTAGAACCTAAACGGTTCGCACCATGCAGACCAACAGACGCACATTCACCAACGGCGAACAGACCTTTAATGCGGGTTTCACATTCGCCATTGGTTTCGATACCACCCATGGTGTAGTGTACGGTTGGACGAATTGGAATTGGCTCTTTCGCTGGGTCAACGTTCACGTACGCTTTCGCCAGTTCACAGATAAATGGCAGACGCTCTTGCAGGTATTCTTCGCCCAAATGACGAAGGTCTAGGTGCACCACATCGCCCAGTGGGTGTTTGATGGTGTTGCCTTTTTGCTGCTCATGCCAGAAAGCTTGGGAAACTTTGTCACGTGGACCCAGTTCCATGTATTTGTTCTTTGGTTGACCCACTGGAGTTTCAGGGCCCATGCCGTAATCTTGCAGGTAACGGTAGCCATTCTTGTTGACGATAATACCGCCTTCACCACGACAACCTTCGGTCATCAGAATACCAGTACCTGGTAGGCCAGTTGGGTGGTATTGAACGAATTCCATATCACGCAGAGGAACGCCATGACGGAAAGCCATCGCCATACCATCACCGGTCACGATGCCGCCGTTGGTGTTGCAGTGGTAAACGCGGCCTGCACCGCCAGTGGCTAGAACAACCGACTTAGCTTTGATGGTGACTAGCTCGCCTTCCGACATATGAATGGCGATCAAACCTTGGATTTCACCATTATCAACCAGCAAATCCACCACAAAGTACTCATCCAAACGCTTGATTTGTGGGTACTTGATAGAAGTTTGGAACAGGGTGTGCAGCATGTGGAAGCCGGTTTTGTCGGCAGCGAACCATGTGCGCTCAACTTTCATACCGCCGAAGCGACGTACGTTGACTTCACCATTATCTTTACGGCTCCAAGGACAACCCCATTGTTCCATCTGGATCATTTCGCGGGTTGCATTGGCAACAAAGTATTCAACAACATCCTGTTCACATAGCCAGTCACCACCGCCAACGGTATCGTTGAAGTGGTTATCTAAGCTATCTTCATCCTTGATAACTGCTGCGGAGCCACCCTCGGCTGCGACGGTATGAGAACGCATTGGATAAACTTTAGAAATCAGAGCAACTTCTAAGTTAGGGTTTGCTTCTGCCGCTGCAATAGCAGTACGAAGACCAGCGCCGCCAGCGCCGATGACTGCGATATCTGTGGTGATAATTTGCACAGTTATCCTCCAGTGTGATTATTTTATTTTATGGACTGAGTTAGTCTCAGTACCTGGAATTGTCAAAGCATTGATTTGGAAGTCACTTAGGTAAAACTTACCGACTCAACACCTGTCCACCCATTAAGTGGTAGGGCTAGTTTAGAAGAGCTTGAAGATGGAAAAATTGATTCTGTTGGGTTTTTGCTGCGGTATTGCAAACTCAGACATACTAATTGCCCTATATGTGACTGGTGTCACAAATGGATTTGGATTTTTATTCTGAACGAGTACAATTCATTATCTCTGTTAATTGCTGAGCGACATCATGACTAGTTCCGACTGGATGCCTACCGCATCAATAAGCCAATTAAAACAACGCGCTACCTTGCTGCGTCAGATCCGCGACTTCTTTGCCGAACGCGATGTACTCGAAGTAGAGACCCCTGCCATGAGCCACGCCACGGTGACGGATATCCATCTTCATACTTTTAAGACGGAATTTGTCGGACCAGGTTATGCCAAGGGCAGTTCGCTACATCTCATGACTAGCCCAGAATTTCATATGAAGCGTCTGTTGGCGGCAGGCAGTGGTTGTATTTATCAGCTTGGTAAAGCTTTTCGTAACGAAGAAAATGGCCGTTATCACAATCCCGAGTTCACCATGCTGGAATGGTATCGGATTGGTTTTGATCATCATGCTTTAATGGATGAGATGGACGCTTTACTACAACTGGTACTGCGCTGTGGCAGTGCAGAGCGAATGACTTACCAAGCAGCGTTTCTGAATGTACTTGGCGTTTGCCCCCTCGAAGGGGAGATGCGTGAGTTAAAGCAAGTCGCTGCAGCGTTGGGTTTAAGTGATATTGCCGAGCCTGAAGAAGACCGCGATACCTTATTGCAACTGCTGTTTAGTATTGGCATCGAGCCGAAAATTGGCCAAACCGCACCTGCATTTGTGTATGATTTCCCCGCTTCACAAGCGGCGCTGGCCAAAATTAATCCGGCTGATCCGCGTGTGGCCGATCGCTTCGAAGTCTATTTTAAAGGGATTGAGCTCGCGAACGGCTTCCATGAATTGGATAACCCTGCCGAGCAGTTAGCCCGTTTTAAAGCGGATAACGCCAAACGTTTAGAAATGGGGCTAGCTGAACAGCCGATCGATTATCATTTGATCGCAGCGTTGGAAGCGGGTTTGCCAGAGTGTGCAGGGGTAGCACTGGGAATCGATCGCCTGATCATGTTGGCGCTGGGCGAAGATCATATTGATAAGGTGACGGCTTTTCCGTTTCCCCGAGCCTGATCGGATTCTCAGTTTGCAACATATTCACCCTTTTCAGACCGAGTTTTAACGAGGTAAGCGCTCGCGTCATGCTGCCAACCTCGTTATACTCCTTGTCTGATTTGAATCCCCATTGCAAGAGCACAGGATATGCAAGAGTACATTGAGTTTTTTCAGCAAAATATGATCCTTTCACTGGCTTGGATCGGTATTTTGGTGGCGTTGATCGCCAGCATTTATAAATCGGCGACCGCCGCTTATCAAGAATTGACTGCTAATCAAGTAACACACCTGATTAACCGTGAAAACGGCATCGTGGTTGATATCCGCAGCAAAGATGAGTTCAAACAGGGCCATATTACGGACGCAATTCACATTTTGCCGTCAGACATTAAAGCGGGTAACTTGGCTGGACTTGAAAGCCATAAATCGAACCCCATTATCGTGGTATGCAAAACGGGTCAAACCGCACGTGAAAGTGCTGAACTACTGACCAAAGCCGGTTTTGAGAAGGTTAATCTTCTAAAAAATGGCTTGATTGCTTGGAATGAAGCTAACCTGCCTTTGGTACGCGGTAAACGCTAAATCCTTAGAGCTCCTCGTCGGCGTTGGTGAAAATATCAGCGCTTGACGGTGAGAGTTGTGATGTCACCCACGTAATGGCTTGCCCATCTAGTGATCCCCCACACTCTCAGTTAGTCTCAGGACACATTGACCTTTGAACCCAATTATCTGAATTAAGGATGAAACCATGGCTGAAGCAGCACAAGCCTCGCAACAACAGTTTGCTATCCAACGTATCTACCTGAAAGATGTTTCTTTTGAAGCACCAAGCTCACCAGTGATGTTCCAAAAAGAGTGGAATCCTGATGTGAAGCTGGATCTCGACACGCAAAGCCGTGAACTGGGTGAGGGTGTTTATGAGGTGGTTCTACGTCTGACTGTAACGGTGAAAAATGCAGAAGAAACCGCATTCCTGTGTGAAGTACAACAAGCAGGTATCTTCAGTGCAGAGCAGATGGAAGCGGGCCAATTGGCACATTGCTTAGGTGCTTTCTGTCCGAACATTCTGTTCCCATACGCGCGTGAAACCATTTCAAGCCTAGTGGTAAAAGGCACTTTCCCGCAACTGAACCTCGCTCCAGTTAACTTTGACGCGCTGTTCATGAACTACCTGCAACAGCAAGCTCAAGAAGGCACAACAGCGAACGCATAATTCGCACGATTGAGTTTCAAGCTACAGTAAAATGCACAGCGCCACCGCGATGTGCATTTTTTGTTTATCATTCGAGTATTGGTTTTTGCAGTCTTTATCCCGCTTACGTTTAGCGGAGAGGGTGCAGACTGCAATAGCCAATGTTTGGGTATAGAATAGAGCACAACTTCGTTATCGATAGGCAGAACAATGAGCGAAACACAGAACCCCAATAGCTACGGAAAACCTGTTGAAATGACCGTGATTGGTGCGGGCTCCTACGGTACCTCGCTGGCGATCTCTCTGGCGCGTAATGGCGCGAACATCGTCCTATGGGGACATGAAGCCGAACATATGGCTCGTCTAGAAGACGATCGAGCTAACCATGAATTTCTGCCAGGAATTGCATTTCCTGACACTTTAATTGTTGAAACGGATCTGCAAAAGGCAGTGCAAGCGAGCCGCGATTTGCTCGTTGTTGTCCCGAGTCATGTGTTTGGTATTGTGTTAAAGAGTTTACAGCCGCATCTGCGCGCTGATAGCCGTATTTGTTGGGCAACCAAAGGTTTAGAGCCTGAAACAGGGCGTCTGTTGCAGGATGTTGCCCATGATGCACTTGGGGATAACTATCCGCTCGCGGTACTGTCTGGGCCTACGTTTGCTAAAGAGCTGGCGATGGGAATGCCAACCGCAATTTCGGTGGCGTCACCGGATGCGCAGTTTGTACGCGACCTGCAAGAAAAAATCCACTGCAGCAAAACCTTCCGCGTGTACGCCAACAGTGACTTTATCGGCATGCAGCTTGGTGGCGCCGTGAAAAACGTGATTGCGATTGGTGCGGGGATGTCAGATGGCATTGGCTTTGGCGCGAATGCACGTACCGCCCTTATTACTCGTGGCTTGGCTGAAATGACGCGTCTAGGTGCCGCTTTAGGCGCGCAACCGGAAACCTTTATGGGCATGGCCGGATTGGGTGATTTAGTGCTGACTTGTACTGACAACCAATCGCGTAACCGTCGTTTTGGTTTGGCGCTTGGTCAAGGAAAGGATGTGGATACCGCGCAAACTGATATCGGACAAGTCGTTGAAGGGTATCGCAACACCAAAGAAGTGTGGATGCTAGCGAAACGCATGGGCGTTGAGATGCCGATAGTTGAACAAATTTATCAAGTATTGTATCAAGGAAAAGATGCGCGACTCGCTGCTCAGGATCTGCTGGCGCGAGATAAGAAGATGGAGCGTTAAAACGCCGCGCAAGAGATGGAATTGAATAGATAGATGCAGGTGACTCTATCTTGATTAGGACAGAGTAAGTCATGAAACAGTGCGCACACACTAAGGTCTGGCAAACCATTGTCGCTGAAGCTCGCGAACAATCCGAGCAGGAGCCGATGCTGGCCAGTTTTTATCACGCCACCATTATTAAACACGACAGTTTAAGAGCGGCGCTGAGCTACATTCTTGCCAACCGTTTGAATACGGCATCCATGCCGGCGATGGCGGTGCGTGAAGTGATCGAAGAAGCATTTGCTGCTGACCCGAATATTACGGAAGCGGCAGCGTGTGATATTTGCGCGACCGTCAACCGCGATCCGGCAGTGTCGATGTACTCAATGCCGCTACTGTACCTGAAAGGTTATCACGCGCTGCAAGGCTATCGGGTTGCCAACTGGCTATGGCGACAAGGACGTAAGGCGCTCGCTACCTATTTCCAGAACCAGATTTCCGTGGCATGTCAGGTCGATATTCACCCAGCTGCGCGCATTGGCCGTGGCATTATGCTCGATCACGCGACAGGCATAGTGATTGGTGAAACGGCAGTGGTTGAAGATGATGTTTCGATCTTACAAGACGTCACTCTCGGCGGTACGGGTAAAGAGTGCGGCGATCGCCACCCGAAAATTCGTGAAGGGGTAATGATTGGTGCTGGTGCTAAGATTTTAGGCAACATCGAAGTTGGGGAAGGGGCAAAAATTGGCTCTGGCTCTGTGGTGTTGCAAGCAGTACCACCGCATACCACTGTGGCTGGGGTTCCTGCACGGATTGTGGGGCGGCCACAGTCGGATAAACCCTCATTGGATATGGATCAGCAATTTAATGGGCGCTCACAAACTTTTATAGGTGGTGACGGGATCTAAATCCCCCCTTACTTTTTGGTAAAAGAGAGAAAAGAAAAAAGGATGATGGCGACATCATCCTTTTTCACATCATTGATTGGCAGGGCTTACGCCATGGCATTCAACTCCGCTAAAACTTCATCCGCCCATTGAATCCATGCTTGGCGAACCAGTAAATTACGACGTAGCGTTAAACGCTCTAAACGCTGCTGCTTATCCAACATAGTCGGGTTGGCGTAATAAGCAGACTCGATTTCTTGGTAGTGAGTGACC
It encodes:
- the epmA gene encoding elongation factor P--(R)-beta-lysine ligase translates to MTSSDWMPTASISQLKQRATLLRQIRDFFAERDVLEVETPAMSHATVTDIHLHTFKTEFVGPGYAKGSSLHLMTSPEFHMKRLLAAGSGCIYQLGKAFRNEENGRYHNPEFTMLEWYRIGFDHHALMDEMDALLQLVLRCGSAERMTYQAAFLNVLGVCPLEGEMRELKQVAAALGLSDIAEPEEDRDTLLQLLFSIGIEPKIGQTAPAFVYDFPASQAALAKINPADPRVADRFEVYFKGIELANGFHELDNPAEQLARFKADNAKRLEMGLAEQPIDYHLIAALEAGLPECAGVALGIDRLIMLALGEDHIDKVTAFPFPRA
- the frdA gene encoding fumarate reductase (quinol) flavoprotein subunit, giving the protein MQIITTDIAVIGAGGAGLRTAIAAAEANPNLEVALISKVYPMRSHTVAAEGGSAAVIKDEDSLDNHFNDTVGGGDWLCEQDVVEYFVANATREMIQMEQWGCPWSRKDNGEVNVRRFGGMKVERTWFAADKTGFHMLHTLFQTSIKYPQIKRLDEYFVVDLLVDNGEIQGLIAIHMSEGELVTIKAKSVVLATGGAGRVYHCNTNGGIVTGDGMAMAFRHGVPLRDMEFVQYHPTGLPGTGILMTEGCRGEGGIIVNKNGYRYLQDYGMGPETPVGQPKNKYMELGPRDKVSQAFWHEQQKGNTIKHPLGDVVHLDLRHLGEEYLQERLPFICELAKAYVNVDPAKEPIPIRPTVHYTMGGIETNGECETRIKGLFAVGECASVGLHGANRLGSNSLAEFVVFGRVAGEKAVERAAEFKGWNETAIAAQVKAVEDRIAALMQQEGDENWATIRTEMGHTMEAGCGIYRQEDLMQDTINKLAELKERYKRISIKDKGKVFNTDLLYAIEVGYGLDVAEAMVHSAILRKESRGAHQRLDEGCTERDDVDFLKHSLAFFQEGQSPKIDYSPVKITKSQPKARLYGEAAEKAAAAEAAGKSVEEQK
- the cysE gene encoding serine O-acetyltransferase; amino-acid sequence: MKQCAHTKVWQTIVAEAREQSEQEPMLASFYHATIIKHDSLRAALSYILANRLNTASMPAMAVREVIEEAFAADPNITEAAACDICATVNRDPAVSMYSMPLLYLKGYHALQGYRVANWLWRQGRKALATYFQNQISVACQVDIHPAARIGRGIMLDHATGIVIGETAVVEDDVSILQDVTLGGTGKECGDRHPKIREGVMIGAGAKILGNIEVGEGAKIGSGSVVLQAVPPHTTVAGVPARIVGRPQSDKPSLDMDQQFNGRSQTFIGGDGI
- a CDS encoding rhodanese-like domain-containing protein, with protein sequence MQEYIEFFQQNMILSLAWIGILVALIASIYKSATAAYQELTANQVTHLINRENGIVVDIRSKDEFKQGHITDAIHILPSDIKAGNLAGLESHKSNPIIVVCKTGQTARESAELLTKAGFEKVNLLKNGLIAWNEANLPLVRGKR
- the gpsA gene encoding NAD(P)H-dependent glycerol-3-phosphate dehydrogenase, which produces MSETQNPNSYGKPVEMTVIGAGSYGTSLAISLARNGANIVLWGHEAEHMARLEDDRANHEFLPGIAFPDTLIVETDLQKAVQASRDLLVVVPSHVFGIVLKSLQPHLRADSRICWATKGLEPETGRLLQDVAHDALGDNYPLAVLSGPTFAKELAMGMPTAISVASPDAQFVRDLQEKIHCSKTFRVYANSDFIGMQLGGAVKNVIAIGAGMSDGIGFGANARTALITRGLAEMTRLGAALGAQPETFMGMAGLGDLVLTCTDNQSRNRRFGLALGQGKDVDTAQTDIGQVVEGYRNTKEVWMLAKRMGVEMPIVEQIYQVLYQGKDARLAAQDLLARDKKMER
- the secB gene encoding protein-export chaperone SecB, with the protein product MAEAAQASQQQFAIQRIYLKDVSFEAPSSPVMFQKEWNPDVKLDLDTQSRELGEGVYEVVLRLTVTVKNAEETAFLCEVQQAGIFSAEQMEAGQLAHCLGAFCPNILFPYARETISSLVVKGTFPQLNLAPVNFDALFMNYLQQQAQEGTTANA